Proteins encoded by one window of Streptococcus sanguinis:
- the dapD gene encoding 2,3,4,5-tetrahydropyridine-2,6-dicarboxylate N-acetyltransferase produces MSATKMNAQEIIKFIADAKKKTPVKVTFNGELHGSIPWSVVKLGNVLFGDWEEIKPLLANLEENKTYVVEQDARNSAVPLLDKRDINARIEPGAIIRDQVEIGDNAVIMMGAVINIGAEIGAGTMIDMGAILGGRAIVGKNSHVGAGAVLAGVIEPASAEPVRVGDNVLIGANAVVIEGVQIGSGSVVAAGAIVIQDVPENVVVAGVPARVIKTIDEKTQQKTALEDALRTL; encoded by the coding sequence ATGTCTGCTACTAAAATGAACGCTCAAGAAATTATCAAATTTATCGCTGATGCCAAGAAAAAAACTCCGGTCAAGGTGACCTTTAATGGAGAATTGCACGGTTCGATTCCTTGGTCTGTTGTGAAGTTAGGCAATGTTCTTTTTGGGGATTGGGAAGAAATTAAGCCACTCCTAGCGAACTTAGAGGAAAATAAGACCTATGTCGTGGAGCAGGATGCCCGCAATTCAGCGGTGCCGCTTTTGGATAAGCGTGACATCAATGCCCGCATTGAGCCAGGCGCTATTATTCGTGACCAAGTCGAAATTGGTGATAATGCTGTCATCATGATGGGGGCAGTCATCAATATCGGTGCAGAAATTGGTGCTGGAACTATGATTGATATGGGTGCTATTCTGGGCGGCCGAGCAATTGTTGGTAAAAACAGTCATGTCGGTGCAGGTGCTGTTCTGGCGGGAGTCATTGAGCCGGCTAGTGCTGAGCCAGTTCGCGTTGGAGACAATGTACTGATTGGTGCCAATGCGGTTGTGATCGAAGGTGTACAAATTGGCAGTGGTTCCGTTGTTGCGGCTGGTGCGATTGTGATCCAGGATGTTCCGGAAAATGTAGTAGTTGCTGGCGTTCCGGCACGAGTTATCAAGACCATTGATGAAA